The region AAATCTGGATTTGGATGCTGAGATCGGTTGTTTGCTTTTGCTCGAATCTGGGTTACCAATGATCTAACTTCTCTTTCCCCACCTAATAAACATGCTTGTATTGATGTTTGAATTACTAAGACTGTTTATATGATTCAAAATGGTTACCAACTTGCTTGATGTCAAGGAACTTCATCTCAGATTCTAGGAAAGTATTTACTCCATTGTTCTAAAATCCGGGTTAGCGATGATCTAACTTATCTTTCCCTGGAATAGTAATGTTGGTAGTTCTGTTTGAATTACTAAAACTGGTTTATGAATCAAAATGGTTATTAGCTTGATCAATGTCAAGGAACGTTGTTTTGAGTTTATTCTTACATCTTTCACAATTTGTTCAATGATTTCATTTTGATGCATGCAGTATCTGGATGAGAACAAGTCATTGATCTTAAAGATTGTTGAGAGCCAGAATTCCGGGAAATTTAGTGAATGTGCTGAGTAAGTGCTCATTATCAGTATCTAATATCAACCAAATTTGGCTTTTGGATAGCCTTTGTTCCCTTTGCTTGCAATATCTGGTGCTCAAAGGTGTGGCATATAAGTGTTTGTTAAAATTTGCAGTGCTGACTGTCTCGGGTTCGCGGAGTTCCCCATTTATTTTGATAAGTTTCACTAATTAGCTTCGTTTGTTGCAGGAATCAAGCACGGCTGCAGCGAAACCTCATGTACTTGGCTGCAATTGCAGATTCTCAACCACAACCTCCAGCCGTACATGCCCAGGTACAATTCCCTTTTCTTGATCCCTCATTTTATTGGAGATTTAAGAGACATCATGGATTAAATTTAGAATCTCTATGATCAGCACTTGATACTAAGCCCATTAGGGGACTCGGACATTGAAACGAAGATAAACAAGCGGTTTCCAAGATCATTTATTGTTCTAGTTTAGATGAACTTTCGTCCGAGTAGTAGATTTCCTGATTATCTTTGTCAATTTCTCATAGTTCCCGTCAAGCGGTATTATGCAGGCTGGAGGGCACTACATGCAGCAACAGCAACAAACTCAACAGATGACACCACAATCGCTTATGGCTGCACGGTCCTCCATGTTGTATGGTCAGCAACCATTTTCTGCTCACCAACAACAACAAGCTCTGCATGGTCCACTTGGCATGAGCTCCGGTGGAAGCACAGGTCTTCACATGCTGCAAAGTGAAGCTAGCACTACAGGTGGCAACGGAGCACTTGGAGCTGGAGTTTTCCCTGGTTTCAGGCATGGCTCTTCTGGAGAAGGCAAGCAAGACATTGGAAGTGCAGGGTCAGCCGAAGCTCGTGGAGTTCTCGGCTGCGATTGACGGCCTAATGGTCTGTCTACTATCCTGATTTAGCATAGTTAAGAAGATGAATTTAGgggatatatatttttttaaaggaaattgtTTCTGATGCAAGGAACAATGTTAGGACATAAACTTTAGACCTTTTGGTCTGTGTTTTCTAGTACGAGACAGAGCATCTTATGGTAAACTTAACATGTAATTTTGTAGGGTCTCATGATTCTACTTTCCAAATCTGTGTTTTACTTTAACCATCTTTGAGTCAACCGTGATGATGCTGATGTGGTGGATTCATTCTCGGTGTAATTTTTAATCCCATTTCATTCGAATCCATGACCATATCTATAAAAATCTTATATTTTACCTCCTCTattagacaaatttattttttattttatgtgtaGGTTTGATCATAATCATTAATGTTTTTTGACATCTTGAattgaagttaaacagttgataGAGAAAATGACTCTAAAAGTATATCAATTATGAATGATACAATTaggataaaaaaaaaagtagccGTAAAAATTGATGCGGATAAAATGAttgcaaaaataaagaaaaaataagaatCTACAAATTTTATGTGAAACCTTTTGGGCAAAAGATTTTACTTGTGTTGCACAAATCTCATTGTTTTatcattgtattttttttaataaggaTTTGGGTTACACAACTTTAATagtaacaataattttaaaaaaaatatcaaagcaataatcattatttttttctaaaaataatttttataattttaaaatataaataattaaaaggatggtaaatgttagaaattaaattaaaacgtgttaaatatatattttacaataatTGTAAGAATGAAGTACCAAATTTCAGACAATTATGTGAGATAGAGAAAGAAAAGACTTGGTTAGTTACCACGAATTGGGTCGAAAACAAAGGCAAAAGAAAAACCGAACTTAACGGTATTGTTGAACAATGTCAGTATCTCAATAACCCAACATTCACTTCCATTAATACACACAAATATAACTCACCAATCTTTTTCTCTCTCTCACTTTCCCAGAAAATTTTCTTCTTTGcaattttcttttcaataaaactGGAAGGTCTTACTTCCATTACTTAATGATTTTAACTTGGTTTTTGGTTTTCATTCTTGCTGGGATTTCAACAATGGCTGATGTCAAAAACCCAAAAGTTTTGGTCAGATTATCTCATGTTCATTAGATTTTTTCCAGGCTTTCGATTGAGAGCTTATCCATGGTAATTTGAAGTTTATGTAGTATGCTTCtgtataaatagatgtaatcattATGGTTTCATTTATgtttaataatcaaataaaaagacTATGGGCATATATATTTGAACATATTATGTCTCTGAGACGTATTTGAACATATGCATCAATCATAATCCTCCAAATAGAATCAAATGTTCAGAATTTGTAGTTGTAATCTTAGTAGAGAAAACTAAAAACTCTTGCTTATATGTGAGCATGAAACATTAAAACTATCc is a window of Gossypium hirsutum isolate 1008001.06 chromosome D08, Gossypium_hirsutum_v2.1, whole genome shotgun sequence DNA encoding:
- the LOC107899170 gene encoding GRF1-interacting factor 1 isoform X1: MHSLMAAYYPNNVTTDHIQLYLDENKSLILKIVESQNSGKFSECAENQARLQRNLMYLAAIADSQPQPPAVHAQFPSSGIMQAGGHYMQQQQQTQQMTPQSLMAARSSMLYGQQPFSAHQQQQALHGPLGMSSGGSTGLHMLQSEASTTGGNGALGAGVFPGFRHGSSGEGKQDIGSAGSAEARGVLGCD
- the LOC107899170 gene encoding GRF1-interacting factor 1 isoform X2 codes for the protein MHSLMAAYYPNNVTTDHIQLYLDENKSLILKIVESQNSGKFSECAENQARLQRNLMYLAAIADSQPQPPAVHAQAGGHYMQQQQQTQQMTPQSLMAARSSMLYGQQPFSAHQQQQALHGPLGMSSGGSTGLHMLQSEASTTGGNGALGAGVFPGFRHGSSGEGKQDIGSAGSAEARGVLGCD